One Gemmatimonadota bacterium genomic window carries:
- a CDS encoding UvrD-helicase domain-containing protein — MTLQDQQARDKIAEALDRNMMVLAGAGAGKTHALVQRMVNAVQTGVVPVDQLSAITFTRKAAGEMRGRFFSELKSRAKNAGGEDLDRIQNALEKVDQCFIGTIHSFCGQLLRERPVEASLPPDFSEVEEREEAVMRREAWDQFVQQRFLSEDPQLVKFEELGLRPEDLYGFFQRRYQFSDVPLVSEPVQKPDLSTAVSQLEAFLQRTEAHIPDPLSGRRDALQTALSRARLFLSNRGIHTDADRIELLKILSGNLGVTLKSWTPNQDFAKYLRDTLLPEFQTEILDPTLTRWRQYIYRFAAPFVDDAVAEYARTRRESGRLTFQDLLELAARLLRDHPEVRRHFQDRYRCLFVDEFQDTDPIQAEILLYLTGENLQETDWRKITPRPGSLFLVGDGKQSIYRFRRADVETFDLVRNRIDNTNGDIVNLNTNFRSLGHLCDWINAAFEPLFTAHEKPYQAEFAPLFKYRPNGENMAVHRISIDKVYRNSRSQIAEEDAARIANFIAAAIEGKTEINGEAVSASPGDFLILTRTSGYLSHYAQALEEHGIPFEITGGDRLGEADVLHTLADFLETVYMPDNPLPLLAYLRGDLVGLGDDALYAFKKAGGDFNWTRDLAKGMDPELHRLFEQAYDHLKKASKWLQSLSPDTAIARCVQRLGLLPFVRTLPRGETHAGNLIRILSLVREWSAQGLHWGQVVTELRALIDDRDYKIEQMSIPSAQEDVVRLMNLHQAKGLQGKIVFLADPYDTSYTRYGPEFHVSRTSDEPFLALPITKPRGPYQREVVAEPVGWEDAEAEETRFLQGEELRLLYVAATRAENLLVVSTYEEKPDHGPWSPLYPHLKNVPELAHGDHSPQPTPETPSTKTPSVEIERVQRDQFWKTVQKQSFEVIQVTDDRADITYTDEERSAAGKGAAYGTVIHRIFDDAINMRLPDDPTPYVIHLLQEAGADAEFLPNALDALQQFRNSEIWTEIQASETVYTEVPFAVSQAKNNASEIIRGVIDLVYRLPGGWKIVDYKTNAVKTDEDVQALCEQTADQVNTYARHWAKFTGETIFAKGLWLTARREFLTI, encoded by the coding sequence ATGACCCTTCAAGATCAACAAGCACGCGATAAAATTGCCGAAGCACTGGATCGCAATATGATGGTGCTCGCAGGAGCGGGTGCGGGAAAAACCCATGCGCTGGTGCAGCGGATGGTGAACGCGGTGCAAACAGGTGTCGTACCCGTAGATCAACTATCTGCAATCACCTTCACGCGCAAAGCAGCGGGTGAAATGCGCGGGCGATTTTTCAGTGAATTAAAATCGCGTGCCAAAAACGCAGGCGGTGAGGACCTGGACCGCATTCAAAACGCACTCGAAAAAGTAGATCAATGCTTTATTGGCACCATACACTCATTCTGCGGCCAATTATTGCGAGAACGACCCGTTGAAGCGAGCCTGCCACCCGACTTTTCAGAAGTCGAAGAACGCGAAGAAGCCGTCATGCGCCGCGAAGCGTGGGATCAATTTGTCCAGCAGCGTTTTCTATCCGAAGACCCGCAACTCGTCAAATTTGAAGAACTGGGCCTGCGCCCGGAAGACCTGTATGGATTTTTTCAAAGACGCTACCAGTTCAGCGATGTACCGCTCGTAAGCGAACCAGTACAAAAACCCGATTTATCGACCGCAGTTTCACAACTTGAAGCCTTTCTGCAACGCACGGAAGCCCATATCCCCGATCCACTTTCCGGCAGACGCGATGCCCTCCAGACAGCATTGTCCCGCGCGCGATTATTCCTGTCGAACCGGGGGATTCACACCGACGCGGATCGCATCGAACTCCTGAAAATACTCAGCGGAAACCTCGGTGTCACCCTCAAAAGCTGGACGCCCAACCAGGATTTTGCAAAATACTTGCGAGACACCTTATTACCCGAATTTCAAACCGAAATACTCGACCCCACCCTCACCAGATGGCGGCAATACATCTACCGATTCGCTGCCCCCTTTGTCGATGATGCAGTTGCAGAATACGCCAGAACCCGCCGCGAATCCGGCCGCCTCACATTCCAGGACCTGCTCGAACTCGCCGCACGATTACTGCGCGACCACCCCGAAGTGCGCCGTCACTTTCAAGATCGATATCGCTGTCTATTCGTAGATGAATTTCAGGATACCGATCCCATCCAGGCCGAAATATTGCTGTATTTAACCGGCGAAAACCTGCAAGAAACCGATTGGCGCAAAATCACACCCCGCCCGGGCAGCTTATTTTTAGTAGGCGACGGCAAACAATCAATCTATCGCTTTCGCCGCGCGGATGTCGAAACCTTTGACCTCGTCCGCAACCGCATTGACAATACCAATGGCGATATCGTCAACCTGAACACGAACTTTCGCTCACTGGGTCACCTCTGCGATTGGATCAACGCGGCATTTGAACCCCTGTTCACCGCGCATGAAAAACCCTATCAAGCCGAATTTGCTCCGCTATTCAAATACAGACCCAATGGTGAAAATATGGCGGTCCACCGAATCTCAATCGACAAAGTCTATCGCAACAGCCGAAGCCAGATCGCAGAGGAAGACGCCGCGCGGATTGCAAACTTCATCGCAGCTGCCATAGAAGGCAAAACGGAAATTAATGGAGAAGCGGTCAGCGCATCGCCGGGCGACTTTCTCATCTTAACGCGTACCTCTGGCTATTTGTCCCATTACGCCCAGGCACTGGAGGAACACGGTATCCCCTTTGAAATCACGGGTGGTGATCGCCTGGGTGAAGCAGACGTATTGCACACACTCGCGGATTTTTTGGAAACCGTTTATATGCCCGACAATCCGCTACCACTACTCGCCTATTTGCGGGGGGATCTCGTCGGCCTGGGAGATGATGCCCTCTATGCATTCAAAAAAGCAGGCGGTGATTTCAACTGGACACGCGATCTGGCCAAAGGAATGGATCCAGAATTACACCGACTATTCGAGCAAGCGTATGACCATTTAAAAAAAGCGTCGAAATGGTTGCAATCCCTATCGCCAGATACTGCCATAGCGCGCTGTGTACAAAGACTCGGCCTCCTGCCTTTTGTGCGCACTCTGCCCAGAGGAGAAACTCATGCCGGCAATCTCATCCGCATCTTATCTCTCGTCCGCGAATGGAGCGCGCAGGGATTGCACTGGGGGCAGGTGGTGACCGAACTGCGCGCCCTCATTGACGACAGAGACTACAAAATTGAACAAATGTCCATCCCCTCCGCACAGGAAGACGTCGTGCGATTGATGAACCTCCATCAAGCTAAGGGATTACAGGGCAAAATCGTCTTCCTCGCCGACCCCTATGACACGAGTTACACGCGCTATGGTCCCGAGTTTCACGTATCCCGCACCAGCGACGAACCCTTTTTGGCATTACCCATTACAAAACCCCGCGGGCCATATCAGCGCGAAGTCGTCGCCGAACCTGTGGGTTGGGAAGACGCCGAAGCCGAAGAAACGCGATTTTTGCAAGGTGAAGAACTGCGATTGCTCTACGTAGCGGCAACGCGCGCAGAAAATTTGCTCGTAGTATCCACCTACGAGGAAAAACCCGACCATGGACCGTGGTCGCCGCTCTATCCCCATCTAAAAAACGTGCCCGAACTGGCGCACGGCGACCATTCACCGCAACCCACCCCAGAAACCCCATCAACCAAAACACCATCTGTAGAAATAGAACGAGTACAAAGAGATCAATTCTGGAAAACCGTGCAAAAACAATCCTTTGAAGTAATACAGGTAACAGATGACCGGGCGGACATCACATATACGGACGAAGAGCGATCAGCAGCAGGCAAAGGCGCTGCGTATGGCACCGTAATCCACCGGATATTCGACGACGCCATCAACATGCGATTGCCCGATGATCCCACACCTTATGTCATACATTTGCTACAGGAGGCAGGTGCAGACGCCGAGTTTTTACCGAACGCACTGGATGCATTGCAGCAATTTCGCAACTCGGAAATATGGACGGAAATACAGGCCTCGGAAACCGTCTATACCGAAGTCCCCTTTGCGGTATCGCAAGCGAAGAACAACGCCAGCGAAATTATTCGCGGCGTCATCGACCTGGTCTATCGCCTGCCCGGAGGATGGAAAATCGTCGATTACAAAACCAATGCAGTGAAAACCGATGAAGATGTACAGGCACTGTGTGAACAAACAGCCGACCAGGTGAACACCTATGCCAGACACTGGGCGAAATTCACCGGCGAAACGATTTTTGCAAAGGGCTTGTGGCTGACGGCAAGACGTGAATTTTTAACCATTTAA
- a CDS encoding ABC transporter permease: MKQTLCLAKNYLTIAVRNLLRHPGYSLINLSGLALGMACAVLLAIYISYELSYDRFRPEVARTYRVMKQTRHANGRIAWNTGQQGPLATVLTEEFPEIEDATRFWAGLRWITAGEKSLQQMFWLSDPNVFAFFGIEVLIGDPQTVLQDPFSVVITESIARKFFGTINPIGKIITVDHNLFGGTYQITGVIRQAPHNSRFQYDFITATMPQGVRQRRSWDHWLPPAYSRPANTYLRLKPGANPEDIARKLPELVERYAEIAEDESETVRYYLHPVSRMHLYSKIDMPGFTGDAGRPYKDIQQIYLLGLVGFFILTIACINFMNLSTARSASRAKEVGLRKVVGAYRSHLIKQFLGESLLLSALSACIALGLVYLALPPFSAFVQENLTLNSGLTLWILGITLFVGLLSGSYPALYLSAFEPATVLKGGAIKAGSAPARVRKGLVVLQFAISIILIIGTIIVADQMRLIREKDLGFNKDEVVVASIFRQDRYQSDGGQLQKRYLQIKDAFSQHPNITTVSATSHLPGNSWPNREWFFPEGDPDRGVEVRVFGADEAFIDCYDIPLLSGRNYDRTYAERAWERRGKPGELFVLNETAVKVFGWTDPIGKILNSHVRKGHVIGVVKDFHYRPLYETIEPLVITAAWYRLSHLSMRIRPQGLSETMAFLQRTWTQFLPTRSPEIAFASDQLERWYRDDQRTRQIFSAAFVIAIFVACLGLLGLAAFTAEQRTKEIGIRKTMGASVWNLIILLCRDFIILVGIANLIAYPIIYLAMDRWLQHFAYRIELSATPFVLGSLLTLGIALLTVSTQAWKAARTNPTETLRYE, translated from the coding sequence ATGAAACAAACCCTCTGCCTCGCAAAAAACTACCTCACCATCGCCGTCCGCAACCTGTTGAGACACCCGGGTTATTCATTGATCAACCTGTCGGGATTGGCACTTGGAATGGCGTGTGCGGTATTGCTCGCGATCTACATCTCCTATGAACTGAGCTACGACCGGTTTCGCCCAGAAGTAGCGCGCACCTACCGCGTCATGAAACAAACCCGCCATGCAAACGGGCGGATAGCGTGGAACACGGGGCAACAGGGACCACTGGCAACCGTACTGACCGAAGAATTTCCAGAAATAGAAGACGCCACACGCTTTTGGGCGGGTCTCAGATGGATAACCGCCGGGGAAAAATCGCTTCAACAGATGTTCTGGTTAAGCGACCCCAACGTATTCGCGTTCTTCGGCATAGAAGTCCTGATAGGCGATCCCCAAACCGTATTACAAGACCCATTTTCAGTAGTTATAACAGAATCCATCGCACGAAAATTCTTCGGAACCATCAATCCAATCGGCAAAATAATCACAGTAGATCACAACCTATTTGGCGGCACATATCAAATCACTGGCGTCATTCGGCAAGCACCCCACAACTCGCGGTTTCAATATGACTTCATCACCGCCACCATGCCACAGGGCGTTCGCCAGCGCAGATCGTGGGATCACTGGTTGCCGCCAGCGTACTCGCGCCCGGCAAACACGTACCTGCGCCTGAAACCCGGAGCAAATCCCGAAGACATCGCCCGCAAATTGCCGGAACTCGTCGAACGCTATGCGGAAATCGCAGAAGACGAAAGCGAAACCGTGCGCTATTATCTCCATCCCGTCTCGCGCATGCACCTGTATTCCAAAATCGATATGCCCGGATTTACCGGCGACGCGGGAAGACCCTACAAGGACATACAGCAGATCTATCTGCTGGGACTCGTGGGATTCTTTATCCTCACAATAGCCTGTATCAACTTCATGAACCTCTCCACAGCCCGATCCGCCAGCCGTGCAAAAGAAGTGGGACTCCGAAAAGTCGTGGGCGCGTATCGCTCGCATCTCATAAAGCAATTCCTTGGAGAATCCCTCCTCTTATCCGCCCTATCGGCCTGTATAGCCCTCGGACTGGTATATCTCGCACTACCCCCGTTCAGCGCATTTGTGCAAGAAAACCTCACCCTGAACAGCGGATTAACCCTCTGGATCCTGGGAATCACCCTGTTCGTCGGGCTATTATCCGGAAGCTATCCCGCACTCTACCTCTCCGCATTCGAACCCGCGACCGTATTGAAAGGCGGAGCAATCAAAGCCGGATCAGCCCCGGCCCGCGTGCGAAAAGGACTTGTCGTGTTGCAATTTGCCATTTCGATTATATTAATCATAGGAACCATCATTGTAGCCGATCAAATGCGATTGATACGGGAAAAAGACCTGGGATTTAACAAAGATGAAGTCGTCGTCGCCTCAATCTTTCGACAAGACCGATATCAAAGCGATGGCGGACAGTTGCAAAAGCGATATCTGCAAATAAAAGACGCATTCTCACAACACCCGAACATCACAACCGTATCGGCAACATCGCATTTGCCGGGAAACAGCTGGCCTAATCGCGAGTGGTTCTTCCCGGAAGGCGACCCGGACCGGGGCGTTGAAGTGCGGGTATTTGGCGCAGACGAGGCATTTATAGACTGCTACGACATTCCCCTGCTATCCGGGCGAAATTACGACCGCACGTACGCAGAACGCGCGTGGGAAAGACGCGGCAAACCCGGCGAATTATTCGTCCTGAACGAAACGGCAGTAAAAGTATTTGGCTGGACAGACCCCATAGGAAAAATACTGAACTCACACGTTCGAAAAGGACATGTGATCGGCGTGGTCAAAGACTTTCACTATCGGCCCCTCTACGAAACCATCGAACCACTGGTCATCACAGCCGCGTGGTATCGCCTCAGCCACCTCTCCATGCGGATTCGACCGCAAGGACTCTCAGAAACAATGGCATTTCTACAACGCACCTGGACGCAATTTCTTCCCACCCGCTCGCCCGAAATCGCCTTTGCGTCCGACCAGTTGGAACGCTGGTATCGGGACGACCAGCGCACGAGACAAATATTCAGCGCGGCATTTGTCATCGCGATCTTTGTCGCGTGTCTGGGCCTATTGGGATTGGCAGCTTTCACCGCAGAACAGCGCACAAAAGAAATAGGCATACGCAAAACAATGGGCGCATCCGTCTGGAATCTGATAATCCTGCTGTGCAGAGACTTTATCATCCTCGTTGGAATAGCAAATTTGATCGCCTATCCGATTATTTATCTGGCGATGGACCGGTGGTTGCAGCATTTTGCCTATCGGATTGAACTCAGCGCAACCCCATTCGTCCTCGGAAGCCTCCTCACATTGGGAATCGCGCTATTAACCGTAAGCACGCAGGCGTGGAAAGCCGCCCGAACAAATCCCACCGAGACATTGCGATATGAGTGA
- a CDS encoding AAA family ATPase, translating into MRIRLKNLGILKHAEFSLGDLTIICGENNTGKTYMAYALYGFLRSWRELIDFSISDAQIQRLLADGVLNIDLSQYVKTANQILAEACEKYRDKLDEVFAATEGRFGNSEFHIEIEIPDILGIEYKREMMSTDGDNWNLDEDWHFSCLKRKESQEVIFTLQAKKKSRRREMLYSIANRFIHHRISDIIFSQSLPFPFITSTERTGVAIFRRELNFARNRLLEDMAQANKVADSRDLLSKGYQNYPSPIEANVEFIGQLEYISKRKSFITKEHPDVLEEFADIVGGDYSITQNDQLYYIPRGTGIRLTMDQSSSAARSLLDMGFYLRYVAHRGDLFMVDEPELNLHPKNQRRIARLFARLVNLGIKVFVTTHSDYIVKELNTLIMLNHDKPHLKRIAKENGYRNDELIRSDQVKVYMAQEALVPLEEGQKRRRRGHTLVEADVDPELGIEAPSFDETIEKMNRIQRDIVWGGE; encoded by the coding sequence ATGAGAATACGATTAAAAAATCTTGGCATCTTAAAGCATGCGGAATTTTCGCTGGGAGATTTAACCATTATATGCGGTGAAAATAACACCGGCAAAACATATATGGCTTATGCACTGTACGGTTTCTTGCGGTCCTGGCGTGAACTTATTGATTTTTCGATTAGTGATGCTCAGATACAAAGATTGCTTGCAGATGGTGTTCTCAATATCGACTTATCACAATATGTGAAAACAGCAAATCAAATTCTTGCGGAGGCCTGTGAGAAGTATAGGGATAAACTGGATGAAGTTTTTGCGGCAACAGAAGGCCGGTTTGGTAACAGTGAATTTCACATTGAGATAGAAATTCCTGATATACTTGGTATAGAATATAAACGCGAAATGATGTCCACTGATGGTGATAATTGGAACCTCGACGAGGATTGGCACTTTAGCTGTTTAAAAAGAAAAGAGAGTCAAGAGGTAATATTCACTTTGCAGGCAAAAAAGAAAAGCCGGAGAAGGGAAATGCTTTACAGTATTGCAAACAGGTTTATTCATCATAGGATTAGCGATATTATTTTTTCTCAATCCCTACCTTTTCCCTTTATCACTTCAACCGAGCGCACGGGTGTGGCTATTTTTCGGAGAGAACTAAATTTTGCTCGCAACCGTCTGCTTGAAGATATGGCGCAGGCGAACAAAGTGGCTGATTCTCGGGATTTGCTATCCAAAGGGTACCAAAATTATCCTTCGCCAATAGAAGCCAATGTAGAGTTTATAGGCCAGCTTGAATACATTTCAAAAAGAAAAAGTTTTATCACTAAAGAACATCCCGATGTATTGGAAGAATTTGCGGATATTGTCGGTGGCGATTACAGTATAACACAAAATGACCAGCTATATTATATCCCCAGAGGGACGGGGATCAGATTGACGATGGACCAAAGCTCAAGTGCTGCGCGTTCATTGCTGGATATGGGTTTTTATCTGCGCTATGTCGCCCATAGGGGAGATCTGTTTATGGTAGATGAGCCGGAGTTAAACCTTCATCCAAAAAATCAACGTCGCATTGCCAGACTTTTTGCCCGTCTGGTGAATTTGGGGATTAAAGTCTTTGTAACGACCCATAGCGATTACATCGTCAAAGAGCTAAATACGCTTATCATGCTTAATCACGATAAGCCGCACTTAAAAAGAATTGCGAAAGAAAACGGGTATCGGAATGATGAGTTGATCCGTTCAGATCAGGTTAAAGTGTATATGGCGCAAGAAGCATTGGTGCCATTAGAAGAAGGGCAAAAGAGGCGCAGAAGAGGTCATACGCTTGTGGAGGCCGATGTTGATCCAGAACTTGGCATTGAAGCCCCCAGTTTTGACGAGACTATTGAGAAAATGAACAGGATTCAGAGGGATATTGTGTGGGGTGGGGAGTAA
- a CDS encoding PD-(D/E)XK nuclease family protein — protein sequence MQYHLAQIKAFCDAHPIDAKVLIVPTMTAGHDLTLALAATGYSWLNLQIETPRSLAEKDAGAHLIAEGHARMAQDADLFWLDEIIPRVVREIDDEYFAQQATALARPFLRTLRVLRAAGLELETDSLSEKGTRHQVLRHLYQTYCATFERDHLYDNAVLYRHALNHQKTHLPQKNTHYAILDETPLPKLAFDYLSEKTKGYIYRIGRNNTGVSSPPHSATKRFPKAPYPANTGKIGVGGNISKSRLNPRDKSQIQLCETLGTETEISTVLRDIRSGTIPLDTVEIAYTSEMPYVSLLCDAVQRYGLPATFAEGIPVSTTRTGRALVNFYRWVGVGYPSDELVMMCRAGLIATEGAPVIATVLQHAHIGEGEGPRRYFTALNQIKADLRHRDSENSETDHRGLTLEEIEAVEEELKRLFDLIPSGPRVSLGALVNAGLQFLAHFANAEDEVLTAIRDRLHHVAQSVRRKAPVRRLANRLSELIANLSFKAEAAKSGHLSIAPLSRAGYTNRAHIYITGLDEATFPGGATEDPILLDGERSGVSDELELRRKRPAEQVWHLIRVLGMAYSKVTLLSCHRSLSDSRERYPAALFQQAAEQMNINPIPVAPTLPQTSTQALDDAEALIAHHASADYESVVHQTFPHLVAGQKARRNREWDGLTTYDGWLGKPTPELAITAQHRIFSPSKLEMLARCPYRYFLNYVLEIQPIEKTETDPTRWLDPLSFGALLHSLFHKFMQTLKARGERPDRERHETLIRKILEREIEAKKETHPVEHEAAYRADVKRLSQAAQVFLSVESDEKNADPIGFEVSFGFGESGGLNCEPPVTLELTEDVAIRIRGRIDRVDRVEDNFVIWDYKTGSMAQYDERDLLKRGTHLQWALYAYALNSILRQQREPGRVQLSGYVFPGDREHGRRLSETPPAPETLANVLRPLLELVEKGGFFHIQKSQECDYCIYNRVCSKERLDANALADARETMDDDPDFALLLDSLNRWMGI from the coding sequence ATGCAATACCACCTCGCACAAATAAAAGCATTCTGTGACGCGCATCCAATCGACGCAAAAGTCCTGATCGTCCCCACCATGACCGCAGGGCACGACCTGACACTCGCACTTGCGGCAACGGGATATTCGTGGCTGAACTTGCAAATCGAAACCCCGCGCAGCCTCGCGGAAAAAGATGCGGGTGCCCATCTCATCGCAGAAGGACATGCGCGCATGGCGCAAGACGCGGACTTATTCTGGCTGGACGAAATCATCCCCCGGGTCGTGCGCGAAATCGATGATGAGTACTTCGCGCAACAAGCCACTGCGCTCGCGCGACCTTTTCTGCGCACATTGCGCGTCCTGCGTGCAGCGGGTTTGGAACTGGAAACCGACTCGCTTTCTGAGAAAGGCACGCGGCATCAGGTATTACGGCATCTTTACCAGACGTATTGTGCGACATTTGAAAGAGACCACCTCTACGACAACGCCGTATTGTATCGACATGCATTGAACCATCAAAAAACCCATCTGCCCCAAAAAAATACACACTATGCCATCCTCGATGAAACTCCATTACCTAAACTGGCATTCGACTATCTCAGCGAAAAAACAAAGGGTTATATCTACCGCATCGGGCGAAATAATACGGGTGTATCGTCCCCGCCACACAGTGCGACAAAACGCTTTCCCAAAGCACCCTATCCCGCCAACACAGGCAAAATCGGAGTGGGCGGAAACATATCTAAATCGAGATTAAACCCCAGAGACAAATCTCAAATTCAACTGTGCGAAACCCTCGGCACCGAAACAGAAATCAGCACCGTATTGCGCGACATAAGATCGGGAACCATACCCCTGGACACCGTCGAAATCGCATACACCTCAGAAATGCCCTATGTGAGCCTGTTGTGCGATGCGGTTCAGCGATATGGGCTGCCCGCCACATTTGCCGAAGGCATACCTGTTTCGACAACCCGAACCGGTCGCGCACTGGTGAACTTTTACCGGTGGGTAGGCGTGGGATACCCCTCTGACGAACTCGTAATGATGTGCCGCGCGGGCCTGATCGCCACCGAAGGCGCACCTGTAATTGCAACCGTCCTCCAACACGCGCATATTGGCGAAGGTGAAGGTCCTCGGCGTTATTTTACTGCTCTGAACCAGATAAAAGCCGACCTGCGCCATAGAGACAGTGAAAACTCGGAAACCGACCATCGCGGATTAACCCTTGAGGAAATCGAAGCCGTTGAAGAAGAACTCAAACGCTTATTCGATCTCATCCCCAGCGGACCCCGTGTATCGCTCGGTGCATTGGTCAATGCTGGCTTGCAATTTCTCGCGCACTTTGCAAACGCCGAAGATGAGGTCCTCACCGCGATCCGGGATCGCCTGCACCACGTGGCCCAATCCGTGCGCCGCAAAGCACCTGTACGCCGACTGGCAAACCGTCTATCTGAATTGATCGCCAACCTCTCTTTTAAAGCCGAAGCAGCCAAATCCGGACATCTGTCAATAGCCCCGCTTTCGCGCGCGGGATACACCAATCGCGCACATATTTACATCACAGGCCTGGACGAAGCCACCTTCCCCGGTGGCGCAACAGAAGACCCAATACTATTAGATGGCGAGCGCTCGGGCGTATCCGATGAACTGGAATTGCGCCGCAAGCGACCCGCCGAGCAAGTGTGGCATCTCATCCGCGTATTGGGCATGGCATATAGCAAAGTGACATTATTGTCCTGCCATCGAAGCCTATCCGACAGCCGGGAACGCTATCCCGCCGCCCTCTTTCAGCAAGCCGCCGAACAGATGAACATCAACCCTATACCTGTTGCACCCACTTTGCCCCAAACATCTACACAGGCGCTGGACGACGCAGAGGCACTGATAGCGCACCACGCCTCAGCCGACTACGAATCCGTTGTGCATCAGACCTTCCCCCATCTGGTCGCAGGACAAAAGGCGCGCCGCAATCGCGAATGGGACGGATTGACGACCTATGATGGCTGGCTCGGCAAGCCCACACCCGAATTGGCGATTACCGCACAGCACCGCATCTTTTCACCCTCAAAACTGGAAATGCTCGCCCGATGTCCGTACCGGTATTTTTTGAACTACGTACTCGAAATACAACCCATAGAAAAAACCGAAACCGACCCCACGCGATGGCTCGACCCCCTGTCTTTTGGCGCGTTATTACACAGCTTATTCCACAAATTCATGCAAACCCTGAAAGCGCGGGGCGAACGCCCCGACCGCGAACGACACGAAACGCTAATTCGTAAAATCTTAGAACGAGAAATAGAAGCAAAAAAAGAAACCCATCCCGTTGAACACGAAGCAGCGTATCGCGCCGACGTCAAACGCCTATCGCAAGCCGCGCAAGTATTTCTATCCGTCGAGTCCGATGAAAAAAACGCCGACCCCATCGGATTTGAAGTGAGCTTTGGATTTGGAGAATCGGGCGGGCTGAATTGCGAACCCCCTGTGACACTCGAACTCACAGAAGACGTCGCGATTCGCATCCGCGGGCGTATTGACCGCGTAGATCGAGTCGAAGACAACTTTGTAATTTGGGATTACAAAACTGGATCCATGGCACAATACGACGAACGGGACCTGCTCAAACGCGGCACGCATTTGCAATGGGCACTGTACGCTTATGCTCTGAATTCGATCTTGAGACAACAACGCGAACCTGGACGCGTACAATTATCCGGTTACGTCTTTCCCGGCGACAGAGAACACGGCCGCAGGCTTTCAGAAACGCCGCCAGCACCCGAAACACTCGCCAATGTGTTGCGCCCCCTGCTCGAACTGGTAGAGAAGGGCGGCTTTTTTCACATACAGAAATCCCAGGAATGCGACTACTGCATCTACAACCGCGTCTGCAGCAAAGAACGCCTGGACGCCAACGCCCTCGCCGACGCGCGTGAAACAATGGACGACGACCCCGACTTCGCACTCTTGCTGGACAGCCTCAATCGCTGGATGGGAATATGA